In the genome of bacterium, one region contains:
- a CDS encoding ABC transporter permease — protein sequence MPGLKVDMHVEQEDFYSPWGEFWRQFRKRKMAVAGLAVFLLFFVVAILGVGLTTGERPLLDPSLVRLPEKLRPPLSQARTELLKPHEVPLGGIYLLGTDELGRDVFSRMMQGAWVSLTVGFVAVGIAVGIGILLGGLAGYYGPKAVDLGTLAGGSGLLGAAAAFWGGAHGLSLMLGGGAILVFLGARLAKGARGALARLLAMPCISVDTLIMRLVDVMLCFPSFFLILTVVAILPASIYNIMAVIGLTSWMGTARFVRAEFLALREQDFVAAARALGLSDARIIFRHMVPNGIAPVLVSATLGIAGAILTEAGLSFLGFGVPPPHATWGNILSDGKRFLFDAPWLTLIPGCAVLLVVLAFNLFGEGLREALNPRLRQRKA from the coding sequence ATGCCTGGATTGAAAGTGGATATGCACGTGGAGCAAGAGGATTTCTACTCCCCTTGGGGGGAGTTCTGGAGGCAGTTTCGAAAGCGGAAGATGGCTGTGGCGGGTCTGGCAGTATTCCTCCTTTTCTTTGTTGTGGCCATCCTGGGTGTTGGCCTTACCACAGGGGAAAGGCCGCTTTTGGACCCTTCTTTGGTTCGGCTTCCAGAGAAGCTTCGTCCCCCTCTTTCCCAAGCCAGGACAGAGCTTCTCAAGCCCCATGAGGTTCCCCTGGGTGGAATCTATCTGCTGGGTACAGATGAGCTGGGAAGGGACGTTTTTTCTCGCATGATGCAAGGAGCATGGGTTTCTTTGACAGTGGGCTTTGTGGCCGTGGGAATAGCCGTGGGAATCGGGATCCTGCTGGGAGGTCTGGCAGGCTACTATGGACCCAAGGCTGTGGATTTGGGGACACTGGCAGGAGGCTCTGGGCTCTTGGGGGCTGCCGCAGCCTTCTGGGGCGGGGCCCATGGACTGAGCCTCATGCTGGGTGGGGGCGCAATACTGGTTTTCCTGGGGGCCAGGCTGGCAAAAGGAGCCAGGGGAGCATTGGCTCGTCTTCTGGCAATGCCTTGTATTTCCGTGGACACACTGATCATGAGGCTTGTGGACGTGATGCTTTGCTTCCCCAGCTTCTTCTTGATCCTGACTGTGGTGGCTATTTTGCCTGCCAGCATTTATAACATCATGGCTGTGATAGGGCTTACCAGCTGGATGGGCACGGCCAGGTTTGTCAGGGCGGAGTTTCTGGCCTTGAGAGAGCAAGACTTTGTGGCAGCAGCAAGGGCCTTGGGGCTTTCGGATGCCCGCATAATATTCCGTCATATGGTGCCCAACGGCATCGCTCCTGTGCTTGTTTCTGCAACCTTGGGAATAGCGGGGGCCATACTCACAGAGGCAGGCCTGAGTTTTCTGGGCTTCGGGGTTCCTCCTCCTCATGCCACCTGGGGAAACATCCTCTCAGACGGCAAAAGGTTCTTGTTCGATGCCCCGTGGCTCACTTTGATTCCAGGCTGTGCAGTGCTTCTGGTGGTGCTGGCCTTTAACCTCTTCGGGGAGGGTCTCAGGGAGGCCCTCAATCCTCGTCTCAGACAGAGAAAGGCCTAG
- a CDS encoding ABC transporter ATP-binding protein: MAPGSPGAGSIVTGHGSGDSGIFSEPWAPLLEIRDLKVCFQGEDGERPVLALAGVELCIRHGEVVSLVGESGCGKTLTALSVMGLLPSPPATLEGGSIRFLGRELLNLGEKELQRIRGKEISMIFQEPMTSLNPVFTVAHQIQEVMAVHEGISGHEAFQRVLELLRAVGMPDPESRARAYPHQLSGGQRQRVMIAMALACRPQLLIADEPTTALDVTIQAQILGLFQELLESRSMALLYITHDLAVVAQIAHRAVVMYCGMVVEEGAVDEIFRAPAHPYTRGLMASLPARATKGQPLKTIPGSVPDPARRPTGCPFHPRCAWAIKRCGEELPAMCTFSEGHRARCPVVHGSW; encoded by the coding sequence ATGGCACCAGGGTCGCCAGGGGCCGGCTCTATTGTCACAGGCCACGGTTCAGGGGATTCGGGGATATTCTCGGAGCCTTGGGCACCCCTTCTGGAAATTCGAGATCTCAAGGTCTGTTTCCAGGGGGAGGATGGTGAAAGGCCTGTGCTGGCTTTGGCCGGCGTGGAGTTGTGCATCAGGCATGGGGAGGTTGTCTCCCTGGTGGGTGAGTCCGGTTGCGGTAAGACCCTAACCGCATTGAGCGTGATGGGGCTTTTGCCCTCCCCACCTGCCACTTTGGAAGGAGGCAGCATAAGGTTCTTGGGAAGAGAGCTCTTGAACCTGGGTGAGAAGGAGCTACAGCGCATCCGAGGCAAGGAAATATCCATGATATTTCAGGAGCCCATGACCTCCCTGAATCCTGTTTTCACTGTGGCCCATCAGATCCAGGAGGTGATGGCCGTTCACGAGGGGATCTCAGGCCATGAAGCATTTCAGCGGGTACTGGAGCTCTTGCGGGCCGTGGGCATGCCTGATCCGGAAAGCAGGGCCCGGGCCTATCCCCATCAATTGAGCGGGGGCCAGAGGCAAAGGGTGATGATAGCCATGGCCCTGGCCTGCAGACCCCAATTGCTCATAGCCGATGAACCTACCACTGCTCTTGATGTGACCATTCAGGCCCAGATCCTGGGGCTTTTCCAAGAGCTCTTGGAAAGCAGGTCCATGGCCCTGCTTTATATTACCCATGATCTGGCCGTGGTGGCTCAGATCGCCCACAGGGCGGTGGTCATGTACTGCGGGATGGTGGTGGAGGAAGGGGCTGTGGATGAGATCTTCAGAGCTCCAGCCCATCCTTACACCAGAGGCCTGATGGCCTCCCTTCCAGCCAGGGCCACAAAGGGACAGCCACTGAAGACCATTCCGGGCAGTGTCCCTGACCCGGCCAGGAGACCCACTGGGTGTCCTTTCCACCCCAGGTGTGCTTGGGCCATCAAGCGTTGCGGCGAGGAGCTACCGGCAATGTGCACATTCTCAGAAGGCCATCGGGCCAGGTGTCCGGTGGTGCATGGCAGCTGGTGA
- a CDS encoding oligopeptide/dipeptide ABC transporter ATP-binding protein gives MAGRAHAMGPWESAQEGFQRQRDSILEIRDLYKWFPIRRGLLQKPVAWVHAVDGIHLDVPKAGILGLVGESGCGKSTLGRLVVKLLEPDRGSIRFQGQEVTLLTGRALKEFRSRVQIIFQDPYGSLNPRMTVGQMLEEGLMQKGLGSRLERRKRVGELLERVGLSRQAAMRYPHEFSGGQRQRIGIARALTMEPSLLVCDEPVSALDVSVQAQIINLLLELQKDMGMSYLFISHDLHLVRYVSHQVAIMYGGQIMEYAPAEALESQVFHPYSRGLLAAVPVADPEKRKKPALLRGEVGTAQDPPPGCRFQSRCWLVEERCREGEIQFYPMQGHLVRCWKVAGA, from the coding sequence ATGGCAGGCAGGGCTCATGCAATGGGACCTTGGGAGTCTGCACAAGAGGGTTTTCAGCGCCAGAGGGATTCCATATTGGAGATCAGAGATCTTTACAAGTGGTTTCCCATCAGAAGAGGTTTATTACAGAAACCCGTGGCCTGGGTGCATGCAGTGGATGGGATCCATCTGGATGTGCCCAAAGCCGGGATCCTGGGTCTTGTGGGGGAGTCGGGTTGCGGCAAGTCCACCTTGGGAAGGCTTGTGGTAAAGCTCCTGGAGCCGGACAGAGGAAGCATACGATTCCAGGGACAAGAGGTCACCTTACTTACAGGCAGAGCCCTCAAAGAGTTCAGGAGCAGGGTGCAGATCATCTTCCAGGATCCATACGGATCCTTGAATCCCCGTATGACCGTAGGTCAAATGCTGGAAGAGGGGCTCATGCAAAAGGGGCTGGGCAGCCGCCTGGAGAGGAGAAAAAGGGTGGGGGAGCTCCTGGAGAGGGTGGGGCTGTCCAGACAGGCCGCCATGAGATATCCCCATGAGTTTTCAGGGGGGCAGCGCCAGAGAATAGGCATTGCCAGGGCCCTGACCATGGAGCCCTCTTTGCTTGTGTGCGATGAGCCGGTCTCTGCCCTGGACGTCTCTGTGCAGGCCCAGATAATAAATCTGCTCCTGGAGCTGCAAAAGGACATGGGAATGAGTTACCTGTTCATCAGCCATGACCTGCACCTGGTTAGGTACGTGAGCCATCAGGTGGCCATCATGTATGGTGGGCAGATCATGGAATACGCTCCTGCAGAGGCCTTGGAAAGCCAGGTCTTTCATCCGTACTCGAGGGGACTTCTGGCTGCGGTTCCTGTGGCCGACCCCGAGAAGCGAAAGAAACCCGCCTTGTTGAGGGGGGAGGTGGGCACTGCCCAGGATCCTCCCCCGGGATGCAGATTCCAGTCCAGGTGCTGGCTTGTGGAGGAGCGCTGCAGAGAAGGGGAGATCCAGTTCTATCCCATGCAAGGACACCTGGTGCGCTGCTGGAAAGTGGCAGGAGCGTGA
- a CDS encoding ATP-binding protein, whose product MREPFIEFIERELGPHTLLIACGLPASWKSETTEVIEKLKGYRRLRTDMIRLEVLKGEDVFDEKVASNMDKRKMVYDTMFRMADELASQGESVILDATFVTQALRKRAAEIAARHDMSFVIEQTQCPQEVSLRRIARRTKENYESNAITEQAYFNNLKKFEPVDLEDIKASFPGLRIVHLLVDTTQDPPEEWYVIGKTLR is encoded by the coding sequence ATGCGCGAGCCTTTTATTGAATTCATAGAGAGGGAACTGGGGCCCCACACTCTTCTCATAGCCTGCGGGTTGCCTGCTTCCTGGAAGTCCGAGACCACAGAGGTCATAGAGAAACTCAAGGGGTACAGGAGGCTTCGCACAGACATGATTCGCCTGGAGGTGCTAAAAGGTGAAGATGTTTTCGATGAAAAGGTGGCCTCCAACATGGACAAGAGAAAGATGGTCTACGACACCATGTTCAGGATGGCCGATGAGCTTGCATCCCAAGGGGAGAGCGTCATATTGGATGCCACCTTCGTGACACAGGCCCTAAGAAAGAGAGCCGCTGAGATAGCAGCCCGCCATGACATGAGCTTCGTCATAGAGCAGACCCAGTGCCCCCAGGAGGTTTCATTGAGGCGCATCGCCAGGAGAACAAAGGAGAACTACGAATCCAACGCCATAACCGAACAGGCCTACTTCAACAACCTGAAAAAATTCGAACCAGTGGACCTGGAAGACATCAAGGCCAGTTTCCCCGGCCTGAGGATAGTCCACCTCCTGGTGGATACAACCCAGGATCCGCCCGAGGAATGGTACGTGATCGGAAAGACCTTGCGGTGA
- a CDS encoding flippase-like domain-containing protein — translation MRWLNRLMLALGAGLLVVLVFKLGPQAVLEHLRLLGWLWVPLLLLEGAGEAMHTTAWRKCLAHGHKDLSWIYVGMVRQAGMAFNYLTPTAHMGGEVIKGMLLGNLGDGVSAAASVIVGKLALVLSQLLFVSAGSLLALWSVSIAQPIFLAWILSTTIFFIAIGFFFWLQKKGRLGGVARAMERKGLGGSPVRKAAQWLSVVDLHLESFHQERPGDLLKAMLLHMAGFSCGIFQVWIFLFSADQDSPLWTGTVIWFLGAWMDLVGFMVPAGLGVQEGSRALIFDLLGMSGVSGLALGLVLRGTKAFWALMGMGCYFLLLRRPNDSVVA, via the coding sequence ATGAGGTGGCTCAACAGGCTTATGTTGGCTCTAGGGGCCGGGTTGCTTGTGGTGCTGGTTTTTAAACTGGGTCCCCAAGCGGTCCTGGAACACTTGAGACTCCTGGGATGGCTCTGGGTCCCTTTGCTCTTGTTGGAGGGAGCTGGTGAGGCCATGCACACCACTGCCTGGAGAAAATGCCTGGCCCATGGTCACAAGGACCTGTCCTGGATATACGTGGGGATGGTCAGGCAAGCCGGTATGGCTTTCAATTATCTTACCCCTACGGCCCACATGGGGGGTGAGGTAATAAAAGGCATGCTGCTGGGAAACCTTGGAGACGGTGTCAGTGCTGCCGCCAGCGTAATAGTGGGCAAGCTGGCCTTGGTGTTGTCCCAACTTCTCTTTGTCTCAGCGGGCTCCTTATTGGCCCTTTGGAGTGTTTCCATTGCCCAGCCCATTTTTCTGGCCTGGATTCTAAGCACAACAATTTTTTTCATCGCAATAGGCTTTTTCTTCTGGCTCCAAAAAAAAGGCAGGCTGGGAGGGGTGGCCAGAGCCATGGAGAGGAAAGGACTGGGTGGAAGCCCGGTGCGCAAGGCAGCCCAATGGCTGAGTGTGGTGGATCTGCACCTGGAGAGCTTTCACCAGGAGAGGCCTGGGGATCTTCTCAAGGCAATGCTTCTACACATGGCTGGTTTTTCCTGCGGGATATTTCAGGTGTGGATATTTCTTTTCTCTGCTGATCAGGATTCGCCCCTTTGGACAGGAACGGTGATTTGGTTTCTGGGGGCATGGATGGATCTGGTGGGATTCATGGTGCCGGCTGGCCTGGGGGTCCAGGAGGGCTCCAGGGCCCTCATATTCGACCTTCTGGGTATGAGCGGGGTCTCTGGCTTGGCCCTGGGGCTTGTGCTCAGAGGTACCAAAGCTTTTTGGGCCCTGATGGGGATGGGTTGTTATTTCCTGCTCTTGCGCAGGCCAAATGATTCTGTGGTGGCCTGA
- a CDS encoding TolC family protein, which translates to MLEKLGWVRVGLIFLMGLGLAFSQWGKAMAQERITLNLDQLIQMALDKSPEMGQAQQDLLMAESDLEQAKAARWPQLDALAIGGVVDAADRPIVVVSPRPGPGDRYLRGRIENPDWDPGDLGPFGRLEITVVQPLYTFGKISHRIDAALRGVNVQKAAKDKTKGDVILRVKELYFALLLAQQGKEAAADVESFVDDARKRIQRLISLGSTSVDESDLYRLEAYAAEAKRFKAKADSGSRLAYLALKQAIGFPAEKDFQLDVKELPKDARALGDQRDYIEKALRHRPELEQIENGLEAKKSLVEAAKSDMYPSIFLAGIASLAGAPNREHMDVSYIGDDFNHANGGVVLGAKWHFDFGIQQAKVSKARAEYEKLLHTREYAMRNIPLQVAKYYQEAMEHLNAFKASEEAAVASRKWVVVAFANFDMGVGQARDIFFAVERYGKNQGDYLLSLLNYHLALSRLSNAVAEYRSASR; encoded by the coding sequence ATGTTAGAGAAATTGGGTTGGGTTAGGGTTGGCTTGATATTCCTGATGGGCTTGGGGCTGGCCTTTTCGCAATGGGGCAAGGCCATGGCACAGGAAAGGATAACCCTAAACCTGGATCAGCTCATCCAGATGGCTCTGGATAAGAGTCCTGAAATGGGCCAGGCCCAACAAGACCTGCTCATGGCAGAAAGCGATCTGGAGCAGGCCAAGGCCGCCCGATGGCCCCAGTTGGATGCTCTTGCCATAGGCGGAGTCGTGGATGCTGCAGACAGACCCATTGTGGTGGTATCGCCGAGGCCTGGCCCTGGAGACAGGTACTTGAGGGGCAGGATCGAGAACCCTGACTGGGATCCAGGCGATCTAGGGCCTTTCGGCAGGTTGGAAATCACTGTGGTCCAACCCCTTTACACCTTCGGGAAGATCTCCCACAGGATCGATGCAGCCTTGAGGGGAGTGAACGTACAGAAAGCTGCCAAAGACAAGACCAAAGGGGATGTCATACTTAGGGTCAAGGAACTCTACTTCGCACTTCTTCTGGCCCAGCAGGGAAAGGAAGCTGCTGCGGATGTGGAGTCCTTTGTGGATGATGCCAGAAAGCGCATCCAGCGTCTCATATCCCTGGGCTCCACATCTGTGGACGAAAGCGACCTTTACCGCCTGGAGGCCTATGCGGCAGAGGCCAAACGTTTTAAGGCCAAGGCTGACTCAGGTTCCAGGCTGGCCTATCTGGCCCTGAAGCAGGCCATAGGGTTTCCGGCAGAAAAGGATTTCCAGCTGGACGTCAAGGAGCTTCCCAAGGACGCTAGGGCCTTGGGGGACCAGAGGGATTACATAGAGAAGGCCCTTAGGCACAGGCCTGAGTTGGAGCAGATAGAAAACGGTCTTGAGGCCAAGAAGAGCCTGGTGGAGGCAGCCAAGTCTGACATGTACCCTTCCATCTTCCTTGCAGGCATAGCATCCTTGGCCGGAGCGCCCAATCGGGAGCACATGGATGTGTCTTACATAGGTGACGATTTTAATCACGCCAATGGAGGGGTGGTCTTGGGAGCCAAATGGCACTTCGACTTTGGCATCCAGCAGGCCAAGGTCAGCAAGGCCAGGGCAGAGTATGAGAAGCTCTTGCATACCCGCGAATACGCCATGAGGAACATCCCTCTGCAAGTGGCCAAGTACTACCAAGAGGCCATGGAGCACCTCAACGCATTCAAGGCATCTGAGGAAGCTGCTGTGGCTTCACGCAAATGGGTGGTTGTGGCCTTTGCCAACTTCGACATGGGAGTGGGCCAGGCCAGAGACATCTTCTTTGCAGTGGAGCGTTATGGCAAGAACCAGGGTGATTATCTGCTCTCCCTTCTCAACTATCACTTAGCCCTGTCCAGGCTCAGCAATGCAGTGGCCGAGTATCGTTCGGCATCCAGATGA
- a CDS encoding MMPL family transporter, with translation MLPRPYLVLGLCFGLAVASVIYTAFFLDFKTSQLDLISPSNPLLALAKRIKPFEAKDSFTVVIEASDPHKAVSFLGRIVERLEGDKAHYKEVFYRVDPQLIRPWALLYLEEKEIQDLKARIEEYPTLVRGILQRPDLENFLELVNQEMSARMVGALFTDFLKLDAESQEPGARSKPMDLGFLITVLEGMWSHLEGKPIYRSPWSAFFQGGAWDRDLEGYFWASEKRFLLFFVTPRLEKATFLRGKASLDHLRGVIKEVALEFPDVRVGVTGQEALRTDEMSVALGDMSWATWISFAGVWALMAMFFRSEGRTFIRMISMVVGMCWTFGWATLFVGHLNILSMVFAPLLVGIGVDYGIHWFARMEEEEKQSDRSVQEVIQLVAARSGPGILTAGISAAVSFIPFILTGFKGLVELGLISGVGILIHLLADFTVLPVLSLFARGPKRKEGGSEPLAKSSNLFRWDRRKAGWILLGAMGVSVISLIMGTRVGFDLNPLNLQAKGTQSVEWAERLQEGSKRSVIYASSLAESMEELREKSQAFKALPTVHKVQSVLTLLPQEQESKAQILRSMSWDLPLVKDSPAQAPAPRKEVLRDLLERIRFKMDDSEADKWGARRPLVEQIAAVRSLTGQILDALDEVQDANSVLAQYQRPFREDILDALDLIHQAANSRTMQIDDLPQAVKDRFWRDGQYLMRIFPSDNIWDPGPRDRFVAELRSVDPRVAGDAVTLHEFTDDFRRATIQAALYALVGNFLLLLITFRRWLQPLIALVPVLAGVLWILGAMGLLGLNFNLANSIYLPLVVGAGTEYGIILLHRWREGLMEPGGMPKSTAKGVILAELTTTVGFGSLMICRHRGIFSLGALAFAGSFCVLGAAVLVLPAMLAYLKEPLDRIRR, from the coding sequence GTGCTCCCCAGGCCATATCTAGTTTTGGGGCTGTGCTTTGGCCTGGCAGTGGCCTCTGTCATCTATACGGCCTTTTTCTTGGATTTCAAGACCAGTCAGTTGGATCTCATATCACCCTCCAATCCTCTATTGGCGCTGGCCAAGAGAATCAAACCCTTCGAAGCAAAGGACAGCTTCACCGTGGTGATAGAGGCTTCAGACCCACACAAGGCGGTCTCCTTCCTGGGCAGGATCGTGGAGAGACTGGAGGGGGACAAGGCCCACTACAAAGAAGTCTTCTACAGGGTAGATCCACAGCTCATCAGGCCTTGGGCACTTCTTTACCTGGAAGAAAAGGAGATACAGGACTTAAAAGCACGCATTGAGGAGTATCCCACCCTGGTGCGTGGAATCCTCCAGAGGCCAGATCTGGAGAATTTCCTGGAGCTGGTAAACCAGGAAATGTCAGCTCGCATGGTCGGTGCCCTTTTCACGGACTTCTTGAAACTGGATGCAGAATCCCAAGAACCAGGGGCTAGATCCAAACCCATGGACCTGGGTTTCCTCATAACGGTCTTGGAGGGAATGTGGAGCCATCTTGAGGGGAAGCCCATTTACCGATCCCCATGGTCTGCTTTTTTTCAAGGGGGAGCCTGGGACAGGGATCTGGAGGGATACTTCTGGGCCTCTGAGAAGAGGTTTCTGTTGTTTTTCGTGACCCCCAGGCTGGAGAAGGCTACTTTCTTGAGGGGCAAGGCCTCTCTGGATCATCTTCGAGGCGTAATCAAGGAGGTGGCTCTTGAATTCCCCGATGTCAGGGTGGGAGTAACCGGGCAGGAGGCCCTTAGGACAGACGAGATGAGTGTGGCTTTGGGAGACATGTCCTGGGCAACCTGGATTTCCTTTGCCGGGGTCTGGGCTCTGATGGCCATGTTCTTCAGAAGTGAGGGCAGAACCTTCATACGCATGATATCCATGGTTGTTGGGATGTGCTGGACCTTCGGATGGGCTACCCTGTTCGTGGGGCACCTGAACATACTCTCCATGGTTTTTGCTCCTCTTCTGGTGGGAATAGGGGTGGATTACGGCATCCACTGGTTTGCCCGCATGGAAGAGGAGGAGAAACAATCGGACCGATCGGTTCAGGAGGTCATCCAGCTGGTAGCTGCCAGATCCGGCCCTGGCATCTTGACCGCAGGCATAAGCGCTGCGGTATCCTTCATTCCTTTCATACTGACTGGTTTCAAGGGTTTGGTGGAGCTGGGATTGATATCGGGTGTGGGAATACTGATCCACCTGTTGGCGGATTTCACCGTGCTGCCTGTTCTTAGCCTCTTTGCCCGAGGGCCCAAAAGAAAAGAGGGTGGATCTGAACCTCTTGCCAAGTCCTCCAACCTGTTCAGGTGGGATAGGAGAAAAGCAGGTTGGATTCTTTTGGGAGCCATGGGAGTAAGCGTTATTAGTTTAATCATGGGAACCCGGGTGGGTTTCGACTTGAATCCATTGAATCTCCAGGCCAAAGGAACCCAGTCCGTGGAGTGGGCGGAGAGGCTCCAGGAGGGCTCCAAGAGATCGGTGATCTACGCCTCCTCCTTGGCCGAGTCCATGGAGGAGCTCAGGGAAAAATCTCAGGCATTCAAGGCCCTGCCCACGGTTCATAAGGTGCAAAGTGTGCTCACCCTGCTACCCCAGGAGCAGGAGTCCAAGGCCCAGATTCTGCGCTCTATGTCCTGGGATCTACCCTTAGTGAAGGATTCCCCAGCCCAGGCACCGGCCCCGCGCAAAGAGGTTCTGAGGGACTTGTTGGAGAGAATCAGGTTTAAGATGGATGATTCCGAGGCCGACAAGTGGGGGGCCAGAAGACCTCTGGTGGAGCAGATAGCTGCGGTAAGGAGCCTTACGGGGCAGATCCTGGATGCACTGGACGAGGTACAGGATGCCAATTCGGTGCTGGCCCAGTACCAGAGGCCTTTCAGGGAAGACATACTGGATGCCTTGGACTTGATTCACCAGGCCGCCAACTCCAGAACCATGCAAATAGATGACCTGCCTCAGGCCGTCAAGGATCGATTCTGGAGGGATGGTCAGTATCTCATGAGGATATTCCCTTCGGATAACATCTGGGACCCAGGGCCCAGGGACAGGTTCGTGGCAGAGTTGCGCAGCGTTGATCCACGGGTGGCGGGCGATGCGGTGACCCTTCACGAGTTCACGGATGACTTCAGAAGGGCTACCATCCAGGCTGCCCTGTACGCCCTGGTGGGCAACTTCCTCCTCTTGCTGATCACCTTCAGAAGGTGGCTCCAACCTCTGATAGCTCTGGTTCCGGTGCTGGCCGGAGTGTTATGGATCTTGGGGGCCATGGGCCTGCTAGGCCTGAATTTCAACCTCGCAAACAGCATTTACTTGCCTCTTGTGGTAGGAGCAGGCACAGAGTACGGCATCATTTTGCTCCACAGGTGGCGAGAAGGCTTAATGGAGCCGGGAGGCATGCCAAAGAGCACGGCCAAGGGTGTGATTCTGGCCGAGTTGACCACCACCGTAGGATTCGGTAGCTTGATGATCTGCCGCCACAGGGGGATCTTCAGCCTTGGGGCCCTGGCTTTTGCAGGGAGCTTCTGCGTGCTGGGTGCAGCGGTTCTGGTTTTGCCTGCCATGCTAGCATATTTGAAAGAGCCCTTGGATAGGATCAGGAGGTGA
- a CDS encoding ABC transporter substrate-binding protein has product MRRFSGEIFVFVGACVLIVTSLSIAAQHGPKADVAAILERAMEIQTEPSLQGPQGRPERARLIRQLIAENFLASDMAAETLGQRWKELPKPQKEEFTKLFVELFQDSYTRMVLNFLRKEELEYPEERINGAKAYVKTKIRRPNEHIPVDYHLVQRNGRWWVVDVDIDGVSIVGNYKNTFGRFLASQPLEKLLERMRIQSQAIKEGS; this is encoded by the coding sequence ATGAGGCGATTCTCTGGAGAAATTTTTGTCTTTGTTGGGGCCTGTGTACTCATTGTGACGAGTCTTTCCATAGCAGCCCAGCATGGCCCCAAGGCGGATGTGGCGGCAATTTTGGAGAGAGCCATGGAAATCCAAACAGAGCCTTCTCTTCAGGGGCCCCAGGGCCGGCCGGAAAGGGCCAGGTTGATAAGACAGCTCATTGCCGAGAACTTTCTGGCTTCGGATATGGCCGCCGAGACCCTTGGCCAGCGATGGAAGGAGCTTCCCAAGCCCCAAAAAGAAGAGTTCACGAAGCTCTTCGTGGAACTGTTCCAGGACTCCTACACCCGCATGGTATTGAACTTCCTCAGAAAAGAGGAGCTGGAATATCCGGAAGAAAGAATAAATGGTGCCAAGGCCTATGTGAAGACCAAGATAAGGCGGCCCAACGAACATATCCCTGTGGACTATCACCTGGTTCAAAGAAACGGCCGATGGTGGGTGGTGGATGTGGATATAGATGGCGTAAGCATAGTTGGAAACTACAAGAACACCTTTGGCAGGTTCTTGGCCAGCCAGCCTCTGGAGAAGCTTCTGGAGAGGATGCGAATTCAGAGTCAGGCAATAAAGGAGGGATCCTAA